From the genome of Colletotrichum higginsianum IMI 349063 chromosome 4, whole genome shotgun sequence, one region includes:
- a CDS encoding Dynein light chain — protein MADAKSTSPAPREKLEAQVKSADMTDDMQQESIEVAQEAMAKFTIEKDIAQHIKRTFDERKGPTWHCIVGRNFGSFVTHETKHFIYFYLGHCAILLFKTQ, from the exons ATGGCCGACGCAAAGAGCACCTCACCCGCCCCTCGCGAGAAGTTGGAAG CGCAGGTCAAGAGCGCCGACATG ACCGACGATATGCAACAGGAGTCTATCGAAGTTG CCCAggaggccatggccaagTTCACCATTGAGAAG GACATCGCCCAGCACATCAAGCGAACC TTCGACGAGCGGAAGGGTCCTACATGGCACTGCATTGTCGGTCGCAACTTTGGCAGCTTCGTAACCCATG AAACTAAGCACTTCATCTACTTCTACCTCGGCCACTGCGCGATTCTGCTTTTCAAGACCCAATAG
- a CDS encoding RNA recognition domain-containing protein, whose protein sequence is MSATTAAPTTSMETSRIFVRGLPPKITEADFRQHFSAGGREVTDVKVIPLRRIGYVGYKTPEVAAKAVKYFNRSYIRMSRINVELARPIADPAPQHTNGSTGQTYVATSSGSAAPQPSSIEEKDAKKKRKREDLDESDPKLREFLQVMGPSKNAANEMSDVMDPVAVKEQKKLLQDGESDDEYEAIPSRPEKRQMREAPKGEQRTEPMPEKDEAMSDAAPAPESMEDVPQEQASAAPINTVTTDDDWLRSRTNRLLDLVDVGEAVQPPVQQNSGETAGSASAGQREVSAEVTELPKAETKGGTMVDNALAPIESVEENGTLATIKRSSRLFVRNLPFSANEEDLRAHFEHYGELQEVHLPVTVGGASKGFAMVQFTNAESAVAAFQSTDGQTFQGRLLHVLPAEVKRDAGLDEFAISKLPLKKQNLIRKKAEAASSTFNWNSLYMSQDAVNASVANRLGVSKSELLDPTSADAGVKQAIAETSIIQETKAYFVSNGVDLDAFKSQKRGDTTILVKNFPFGTTMEELRTMFEEHGTVLRVLMPPSGTIAIIDFAQPAHAKAAFAKLAYRRIKDTVLFLEKAPRDLFKNDASVSMTQGKEDRPAGVQKLSVTELLGRDEQGETDVVTTSLFVRNLNFSTTTEKLAETFKPLDGFVSARVKTKMDPKKPGQVLSMGFGFVVFKTKEQAQAALQAMDGFVLEGHTLAVKASHKGQDAAEERRREDKARKAAGQRTKIVIKNLPFEVTKKDIRTLFGTYGQLRAVRLPKKFGNTTRGFAFAEFVAPREAENALNALRDTHLLGRRLVLDYAEAEAVDAEEEIAKMQRKIGGQVNKVAISQLMGQNRKRVNIGGDNVDEMDM, encoded by the exons ATGTCTGCGACTACTGCTGCTCCTACTACATCAATGGAGACCTCCCGCATTTTCGTGAGAGGGCTCCCGCCGAAGATTACCGAGGCCGACTTTCGACAGCACTTCTCGGCTGGAGGTCGGGAGGTGACGGACGTCAAGGTCATCCCCCTGAGAAGAATTGGTTATGTTGGATACAAGACCCCCGAAGTTGCTGCCAAGGCGGTCAAATACTTCAACAGATCCTACATCCGCATGTCGAGGATTAATGTCGAACTCGCAAGGCCG ATTGCTGATCCCGCCCCCCAGCACACAAATGGGAGTACCGGACAGACGTATGTGGCCACGTCATCAGGCTCGGCCGCGCCTCAGCCGTCCAGTATTGAGGAGAAGGACGCGAAGAAGAAACGCAAGCGAGAGGACTTGGACGAGTCGGACCCAAAGCTCCGCGAGTTCTTGCAAGTCATGGGACCTAGCAAGAACGCAGCGAATGAGATGTCGGATGTCATGGATCCTGTTGCTGTCAAGGAGCAGAAAAAGCTGCTTCAAGATGGCGAGAGTGACGATGAGTATGAGGCCATTCCGTCTCGGCCTGAGAAACGGCAGATGAGGGAGGCGCCAAAGGGAGAGCAGCGTACGGAGCCCATGCCAGAAAAGGACGAGGCTATGTCTGACGCTGCTCCGGCCCCTGAGTCCATGGAAGATGTGCCTCAGGAACAAGCctctgctgctcccatcaacacgGTCACAACAGATGACGATTGGCTTCGTTCAAGGACGAACCGGTTGTTGGACCTGGTGGATGTCGGTGAGGCGGTCCAGCCTCCTGTCCAACAAAACAGCGGAGAGACAGCCGGAAGTGCATCCGCGGGACAACGAGAGGTATCCGCGGAGGTAACCGAGCTACCTAAGGCTGAGACCAAGGGCGGAACCATGGTCGATAACGCCTTGGCCCCTATTGAGAGCGTTGAGGAAAACGGCACCCTCGCCACCATCAAAAGAAGCTCCAGGCTGTTCGTGCGAAACCTACCCTTCAGTGCCAACGAGGAGGATCTGCGGGCGCACTTTGAACATTACGGAGAACTTCAAGAG GTACACTTGCCAGTCACTGTCGGAGGCGCAAGCAAGGGCTTCGCCATGGTGCAGTTCACGAATGCAGagtcggccgtcgccgcatTCCAGTCGACGGATGGTCAGACCTTCCAAGGGCGACTTCTGCACGTCTTGCCCGCTGAGGTAAAGCGCGATGCTGGGCTGGACGAGTTTGCAATTTCAAAGTTGCCCTTGAAAAAGCAGAACCTGATCCGCAAGAAGGCGGAGGCCGCGTCTAGCACGTTCAACTGGAATTCTCTGTACATGAGCCAggacgccgtcaacgccTCCGTGGCAAACCGGCTGGGTGTGTCTAAATCGGAGCTTCTTGATCCCACGTCGGCAGACGCTGGTGTCAagcaggccatcgccgagacgTCGATCATTCAGGAAACTAAGGCGTACTTTGTGTCGAACGGTGTGGATCTCGATGCCTTTAAGTCCCAGAAGCGGGGCGACACGACTATTCTGGTCAAGAATTTCCCTTTCGGCACGACGATGGAGGAGCTGAGAACCATGTTTGAAGAGCACGGCACCGTTCTGAGGGTGCTGATGCCACCTAGTGGCACCATTGCCATTATCGACTTTGCGCAGCCAGCGCATGCGAAGGCGGCGTTCGCCAAGCTTGCGTATAGGCGCATCAAGGACACAGTGCTGTTTCTCGAGAAGGCTCCCAGGGACCTTTTCAAGAATGATGCCTCTGTATCCATGAcgcagggcaaggaggatCGGCCTGCCGGTGTTCAGAAGCTCAGTGTCACGGAGCTATTGGGCCGGGACGAGCAGGGCGAGACTGATGTGGTTACGACGTCGCTGTTCGTAAGAAATCTCAACTTCTCCACGACGACAGAGAAGTTGGCAGAGACGTTCAAACCGTTGGACGGCTTCGTCTCGGCAAGGGTGAAGACCAAGATGGACCCTAAGAAGCCCGGACAGGTACTGAGTATGGGATTCGGGTTCGTCGTCTTTAAGACCAAGGAACAGGCACAGGCGGCTCTCCAGGCCATGGATGGGTTCGTGCTAGAGGGCCACACGCTTGCCGTCAAGGCTTCGCACAAGGGCCAGGATGCCGCAGAGGAACGCAGGCGGGAAGACAAGGCCCGCAAGGCGGCGGGGCAGCGGACGAAGATTGTCATTAAGAACTTGCCCTTCGAAGTGACAAAGAAGGACATTCGCACCCTCTTCGGCACCTACGGTCAGCTCAGGGCGGTGCGTCTGCCCAAGAAGTTTGGCAATACGACGAGAGGTTTTGCCTTTGCCGAGTTTGTCGCACCCAGGGAGGCGGAAAACGCACTCAACGCGTTGCGAGACACCCACTTGCTAGGCCGCAGGCTGGTTCTAGACTACgcagaggccgaggcggtcgacGCAGAGGAGGAGATTGCCAAGATGCAGCGCAAGATCGGTGGGCAGGTCAACAAGGTCGCCATCTCGCAGCTCATGGGCCAGAACAGGAAGCGGGTGAACATTGGAGGCGACAACGTTGACGAGATGGACATGTGA